The window ATCCTGAAGACTATGACAGGAACCATTAAGGAAAATTTAGGATCAACCTTAACTATGGAATTTACTTTGTTCTGTATTCCATAATCAAGGTTTGATTCTAAGCCACTAAGCTATATTCTTTTATTTTCTTTTGTAGGGTTTTACGGTCTACTCCAAGGGCTTTGGCGGCTTTTGTCCGATTACCGCTAACTTCCTGGAGGACTTTAATCAACAATTCCCGCTCAAGTTGTGCCTTTGCTTGATATACTGACTCTTTAAATGATACCCTCTTCTCTTTTGCCTTAATTATATTATTTGGGATATCCTCAATATCTATTTTATCACCTTGAGCTAATACTACCATTCTTTCAACGACATTCTCAAGTTCTCGAATATTTCCAGACCAATCATATAAAGTCAATATCTCTTGTGCTTCTTTTGTAATCTCAAGTATATTTTTATTAGTCCGAAGATTAAATATCTTTAAAAAATGCTCTAACAAAATAGGAATGTCATCCTTTCTTTCTCGCAAAGGTGGTAAAAATATTGGGACAACATTTAGTCGATAGAACAATTCTTCCCTATATTTTCCTTCTTTAACAGCCCTTTCTAAGTCACGATTAGTAGCGGCAATCACCCTGACATCTACTTTGATAGTTTTAGTTCCTCCGACTCGTTCAAACTCCCTTTCTTGCAATACACGCAGTAACTTAATCTGCATAGGCATATCCATCTCTCCAACCTCATCTAAAAATATAGTTCCTGTATTAGCCAGTTCAAATCTACCCAGTCGTTGGTTTATTGCCCCTGTAAAT of the bacterium genome contains:
- a CDS encoding sigma-54 dependent transcriptional regulator encodes the protein MMKKILVVDDEEKIRQALVTILTKEGYLVTTAKNGQEALNKPIQEFSLIITDLKMPQMDGLELLKKAKKISPDVIVIMITAFGTLKTAIEAMKQGAYDYITKPFELDEITIVVSKALQLYKEIKKEAKFDGIIGKSQKIKEVHKLINQVAKTNTSVLIIGETGTGKELVAKAIHRLSLRHDKPFIAVNCVALPENLLQSELFGHEKGAFTGAINQRLGRFELANTGTIFLDEVGEMDMPMQIKLLRVLQEREFERVGGTKTIKVDVRVIAATNRDLERAVKEGKYREELFYRLNVVPIFLPPLRERKDDIPILLEHFLKIFNLRTNKNILEITKEAQEILTLYDWSGNIRELENVVERMVVLAQGDKIDIEDIPNNIIKAKEKRVSFKESVYQAKAQLERELLIKVLQEVSGNRTKAAKALGVDRKTLQKKIKEYSLVA